One genomic region from Prunus persica cultivar Lovell chromosome G3, Prunus_persica_NCBIv2, whole genome shotgun sequence encodes:
- the LOC18783330 gene encoding protein DETOXIFICATION 12 isoform X1 produces the protein MGQCPCRRTKEGDEDGGSDGGGDFVSVSVAGYFDDDGWTSWGTLSFWCCYCHLFLHRHWLQSPCQDPLIAQEAGRYAIWLIPSLFAYAVLQSLVRFFLAQGLIFPMPLSSSLVLLLHIPLCWALVFHLGLGNIGAALSTGLCNWLNTIILLTYLKYSSTCEKTRVHFSTDVFLSIKKFFVLAIPSAVMVCLEWWSFELLILLSGLLPNSKLETSVLSICLTTTSLHYFIPYSVGAAASNRISNELGADNPRVARVVVWAAMVLAVTEAVIVSTILLCCRSVWGYVYSNDMEVVNYVKRLAPLLSLSLFADSLQAVLSGVARGCGMQRIGAYINLCAYYIAGIPVAVVLGFLLHLRGMGLWIGMMTGSSVPALLFILITSFINWPKQATMARERIFRFQQAN, from the exons ATGGGGCAGTGCCCTTGTAGAAGAACTAAAGAAGGTGATGAAGATGGCGGCTCCGATGGTGGTGGTGACTTTGTCTCAGTATCTGTTGCAGGTTATTTCGATGATGATGGTTGGACATCTTGGGGAACTCTCTCTTTCTGGTGTTGCTATTGCCACCTCTTTCTCCATCGTCACTGGCTTCAGTCTCCTT GCCAAGACCCTTTAATCGCACAAGAAGCTGGCAGATATGCAATTTGGCTCATCCCTTCACTATTTGCCTACGCCGTTCTTCAATCGTTGGTTCGATTCTTCCTAGCTCAGGGCCTGATTTTCCCAATGCCCTTAAGTTCATCCTTGGTTCTGCTTCTGCACATACCTCTATGTTGGGCTCTAGTCTTTCATTTGGGATTAGGAAATATTGGCGCGGCTTTGTCCACAGGTTTATGCAATTGGTTGAATACAATCATCCTTTTGACTTACTTGAAGTATTCTTCAACATGTGAGAAAACTCGTGTCCACTTCTCAACTGATGTTTTCTTAAGCATTAAGAAGTTTTTTGTCTTGGCCATCCCCTCTGCTGTAATGGTTTG TCTTGAATGGTGGTCATTTGAGCTGCTTATTTTACTCTCTGGGCTTCTACCAAACTCGAAACTTGAAACTTCAGTGCTTTCTATTTG cctcacaacaacttcattgCACTACTTTATACCATATAGTGTTGGCGCTGCTGCAAG CAACCGAATTTCAAATGAATTAGGAGCCGATAATCCACGTGTAGCTCGAGTAGTTGTTTGGGCTGCAATGGTTCTTGCAGTTACTGAAGCTGTCATCGTGAGCACAATTCTCCTCTGCTGCCGTTCTGTGTGGGGTTATGTTTATAGTAATGACATGGAAGTTGTCAATTATGTCAAACGACTTGCTCCACTGCTTTCCCTCTCACTTTTCGCAGACAGCTTACAAGCTGTACTTTCAG GGGTTGCTAGAGGATGTGGGATGCAGCGTATAGGGGCTTATATAAATCTTTGTGCATATTATATAGCTGGAATTCCGGTTGCCGTCGTATTGGGTTTTCTTCTACATCTGAGGGGAATGGGGCTTTGGATCGGAATGATGACAGGCTCTTCTGTACCGGCATTGTTGTTCATTCTCATAACGTCCTTCATAAATTGGCCAAAACAG GCAACCATGGCAAGGGAGAGGATATTTAGATTTCAACAAGCAAATTGA
- the LOC18783330 gene encoding protein DETOXIFICATION 12 isoform X2, with protein sequence MGQCPCRRTKEGDEDGGSDGGGDFVSVSVAGYFDDDGWTSWGTLSFWCCYCHLFLHRHWLQSPCQDPLIAQEAGRYAIWLIPSLFAYAVLQSLVRFFLAQGLIFPMPLSSSLVLLLHIPLCWALVFHLGLGNIGAALSTGLCNWLNTIILLTYLKYSSTCEKTRVHFSTDVFLSIKKFFVLAIPSAVMVCVVLIPPELVSSLTTTSLHYFIPYSVGAAASNRISNELGADNPRVARVVVWAAMVLAVTEAVIVSTILLCCRSVWGYVYSNDMEVVNYVKRLAPLLSLSLFADSLQAVLSGVARGCGMQRIGAYINLCAYYIAGIPVAVVLGFLLHLRGMGLWIGMMTGSSVPALLFILITSFINWPKQATMARERIFRFQQAN encoded by the exons ATGGGGCAGTGCCCTTGTAGAAGAACTAAAGAAGGTGATGAAGATGGCGGCTCCGATGGTGGTGGTGACTTTGTCTCAGTATCTGTTGCAGGTTATTTCGATGATGATGGTTGGACATCTTGGGGAACTCTCTCTTTCTGGTGTTGCTATTGCCACCTCTTTCTCCATCGTCACTGGCTTCAGTCTCCTT GCCAAGACCCTTTAATCGCACAAGAAGCTGGCAGATATGCAATTTGGCTCATCCCTTCACTATTTGCCTACGCCGTTCTTCAATCGTTGGTTCGATTCTTCCTAGCTCAGGGCCTGATTTTCCCAATGCCCTTAAGTTCATCCTTGGTTCTGCTTCTGCACATACCTCTATGTTGGGCTCTAGTCTTTCATTTGGGATTAGGAAATATTGGCGCGGCTTTGTCCACAGGTTTATGCAATTGGTTGAATACAATCATCCTTTTGACTTACTTGAAGTATTCTTCAACATGTGAGAAAACTCGTGTCCACTTCTCAACTGATGTTTTCTTAAGCATTAAGAAGTTTTTTGTCTTGGCCATCCCCTCTGCTGTAATGGTTTG TGTAGTTCTAATACCTCCCGAACTCGTGAGCAGcctcacaacaacttcattgCACTACTTTATACCATATAGTGTTGGCGCTGCTGCAAG CAACCGAATTTCAAATGAATTAGGAGCCGATAATCCACGTGTAGCTCGAGTAGTTGTTTGGGCTGCAATGGTTCTTGCAGTTACTGAAGCTGTCATCGTGAGCACAATTCTCCTCTGCTGCCGTTCTGTGTGGGGTTATGTTTATAGTAATGACATGGAAGTTGTCAATTATGTCAAACGACTTGCTCCACTGCTTTCCCTCTCACTTTTCGCAGACAGCTTACAAGCTGTACTTTCAG GGGTTGCTAGAGGATGTGGGATGCAGCGTATAGGGGCTTATATAAATCTTTGTGCATATTATATAGCTGGAATTCCGGTTGCCGTCGTATTGGGTTTTCTTCTACATCTGAGGGGAATGGGGCTTTGGATCGGAATGATGACAGGCTCTTCTGTACCGGCATTGTTGTTCATTCTCATAACGTCCTTCATAAATTGGCCAAAACAG GCAACCATGGCAAGGGAGAGGATATTTAGATTTCAACAAGCAAATTGA
- the LOC18783330 gene encoding protein DETOXIFICATION 12 isoform X4 — translation MGQCPCRRTKEGDEDGGSDGGGDFVSVSVAGYFDDDGWTSWGTLSFWCCYCHLFLHRHWLQSPCQDPLIAQEAGRYAIWLIPSLFAYAVLQSLVRFFLAQGLIFPMPLSSSLVLLLHIPLCWALVFHLGLGNIGAALSTGLCNWLNTIILLTYLKYSSTCEKTRVHFSTDVFLSIKKFFVLAIPSAVMVCLEWWSFELLILLSGLLPNSKLETSVLSICLTTTSLHYFIPYSVGAAASNRISNELGADNPRVARVVVWAAMVLAVTEAVIVSTILLCCRSVWGYVYSNDMEVVNYVKRLAPLLSLSLFADSLQAVLSGLHFQE, via the exons ATGGGGCAGTGCCCTTGTAGAAGAACTAAAGAAGGTGATGAAGATGGCGGCTCCGATGGTGGTGGTGACTTTGTCTCAGTATCTGTTGCAGGTTATTTCGATGATGATGGTTGGACATCTTGGGGAACTCTCTCTTTCTGGTGTTGCTATTGCCACCTCTTTCTCCATCGTCACTGGCTTCAGTCTCCTT GCCAAGACCCTTTAATCGCACAAGAAGCTGGCAGATATGCAATTTGGCTCATCCCTTCACTATTTGCCTACGCCGTTCTTCAATCGTTGGTTCGATTCTTCCTAGCTCAGGGCCTGATTTTCCCAATGCCCTTAAGTTCATCCTTGGTTCTGCTTCTGCACATACCTCTATGTTGGGCTCTAGTCTTTCATTTGGGATTAGGAAATATTGGCGCGGCTTTGTCCACAGGTTTATGCAATTGGTTGAATACAATCATCCTTTTGACTTACTTGAAGTATTCTTCAACATGTGAGAAAACTCGTGTCCACTTCTCAACTGATGTTTTCTTAAGCATTAAGAAGTTTTTTGTCTTGGCCATCCCCTCTGCTGTAATGGTTTG TCTTGAATGGTGGTCATTTGAGCTGCTTATTTTACTCTCTGGGCTTCTACCAAACTCGAAACTTGAAACTTCAGTGCTTTCTATTTG cctcacaacaacttcattgCACTACTTTATACCATATAGTGTTGGCGCTGCTGCAAG CAACCGAATTTCAAATGAATTAGGAGCCGATAATCCACGTGTAGCTCGAGTAGTTGTTTGGGCTGCAATGGTTCTTGCAGTTACTGAAGCTGTCATCGTGAGCACAATTCTCCTCTGCTGCCGTTCTGTGTGGGGTTATGTTTATAGTAATGACATGGAAGTTGTCAATTATGTCAAACGACTTGCTCCACTGCTTTCCCTCTCACTTTTCGCAGACAGCTTACAAGCTGTACTTTCAG GACTTCACTTTCAAGAGTAA
- the LOC18783330 gene encoding protein DETOXIFICATION 12 isoform X3 has protein sequence MEKLLILLGQDPLIAQEAGRYAIWLIPSLFAYAVLQSLVRFFLAQGLIFPMPLSSSLVLLLHIPLCWALVFHLGLGNIGAALSTGLCNWLNTIILLTYLKYSSTCEKTRVHFSTDVFLSIKKFFVLAIPSAVMVCLEWWSFELLILLSGLLPNSKLETSVLSICLTTTSLHYFIPYSVGAAASNRISNELGADNPRVARVVVWAAMVLAVTEAVIVSTILLCCRSVWGYVYSNDMEVVNYVKRLAPLLSLSLFADSLQAVLSGVARGCGMQRIGAYINLCAYYIAGIPVAVVLGFLLHLRGMGLWIGMMTGSSVPALLFILITSFINWPKQATMARERIFRFQQAN, from the exons ATGGAAAAACTGCTAATATTGTTAGGCCAAGACCCTTTAATCGCACAAGAAGCTGGCAGATATGCAATTTGGCTCATCCCTTCACTATTTGCCTACGCCGTTCTTCAATCGTTGGTTCGATTCTTCCTAGCTCAGGGCCTGATTTTCCCAATGCCCTTAAGTTCATCCTTGGTTCTGCTTCTGCACATACCTCTATGTTGGGCTCTAGTCTTTCATTTGGGATTAGGAAATATTGGCGCGGCTTTGTCCACAGGTTTATGCAATTGGTTGAATACAATCATCCTTTTGACTTACTTGAAGTATTCTTCAACATGTGAGAAAACTCGTGTCCACTTCTCAACTGATGTTTTCTTAAGCATTAAGAAGTTTTTTGTCTTGGCCATCCCCTCTGCTGTAATGGTTTG TCTTGAATGGTGGTCATTTGAGCTGCTTATTTTACTCTCTGGGCTTCTACCAAACTCGAAACTTGAAACTTCAGTGCTTTCTATTTG cctcacaacaacttcattgCACTACTTTATACCATATAGTGTTGGCGCTGCTGCAAG CAACCGAATTTCAAATGAATTAGGAGCCGATAATCCACGTGTAGCTCGAGTAGTTGTTTGGGCTGCAATGGTTCTTGCAGTTACTGAAGCTGTCATCGTGAGCACAATTCTCCTCTGCTGCCGTTCTGTGTGGGGTTATGTTTATAGTAATGACATGGAAGTTGTCAATTATGTCAAACGACTTGCTCCACTGCTTTCCCTCTCACTTTTCGCAGACAGCTTACAAGCTGTACTTTCAG GGGTTGCTAGAGGATGTGGGATGCAGCGTATAGGGGCTTATATAAATCTTTGTGCATATTATATAGCTGGAATTCCGGTTGCCGTCGTATTGGGTTTTCTTCTACATCTGAGGGGAATGGGGCTTTGGATCGGAATGATGACAGGCTCTTCTGTACCGGCATTGTTGTTCATTCTCATAACGTCCTTCATAAATTGGCCAAAACAG GCAACCATGGCAAGGGAGAGGATATTTAGATTTCAACAAGCAAATTGA